The following are from one region of the Eubacterium sp. MSJ-33 genome:
- a CDS encoding DUF2142 domain-containing protein: MEQSFSKRCRYFVLLIFCVTGMVIFDRSLVFVSPQMTIHKLIVIALNIFVIGVVPFAFALIPWLARATDVVLRWFMKCIEKIQRNWKKFLLYIGLGVAGWGMAWLLEICIISRMLHEAVNDSRRVFVFAIILLGIAVYGFRKRAGQKPEQFFVVVALILGGMLIRISPATLGITADDETHYARVLAEANLFDGSCLDVEQKMLDEFAQSVYYKLAYDRESRADYYAELNAMYEQKNVIHPSVRLHGIWSLSYVPSAIGTIIGQGLSLSFVHVFMLGKLFNLLFYVMLFYFAIKKIPYGKTLLAVFGLVPTSIFMASNYSYDPWVIGFIVLAYSFFFYEIQNPDKKLEAKNVVCMIVFLILGCMPKAVYCVLGLPFLFMPKAKFKDKKQRLMYYMPLAIAGVALLATFAVPALIQGVGSGDSRGGEGINANAQLAYILSDPIAYARVFFHFLKDYLSFGNMQSYMQRYFYFGNGDFYVPVFVILVIVAFLDKKKAKNQRILVRISCVAASLLAVAACATVMYIVFTPVGSEQIFGCQGRYILPAMIPFLVAISPDVFDNKIKPQIFTIVPMILVSSTFLYNVYNMSVALY; encoded by the coding sequence ATGGAACAAAGTTTTTCGAAACGATGCCGTTACTTTGTGTTATTGATTTTCTGTGTGACCGGGATGGTTATATTTGATCGTTCTTTGGTGTTTGTGTCTCCACAGATGACCATTCATAAATTGATTGTGATTGCGCTGAATATATTTGTAATCGGAGTTGTACCATTTGCATTTGCATTGATTCCTTGGCTTGCAAGAGCGACGGATGTTGTGTTGCGGTGGTTTATGAAATGTATCGAGAAGATACAAAGAAACTGGAAGAAATTTCTTTTATATATTGGGTTAGGAGTTGCCGGATGGGGTATGGCTTGGTTACTGGAGATTTGTATCATAAGCCGAATGCTCCACGAGGCGGTAAATGACAGTCGGAGAGTATTTGTCTTCGCAATTATTTTGCTTGGAATCGCTGTATACGGATTCCGAAAACGTGCAGGGCAAAAACCGGAGCAGTTTTTTGTTGTTGTAGCACTGATTTTAGGTGGCATGCTGATTCGTATTTCTCCTGCAACATTGGGGATTACAGCCGATGATGAAACACACTATGCCCGTGTTCTTGCAGAAGCCAATTTGTTTGATGGAAGCTGTTTGGATGTGGAACAGAAAATGTTGGATGAGTTTGCGCAATCTGTGTATTATAAATTGGCGTATGATCGAGAATCAAGAGCTGATTATTATGCTGAATTAAATGCAATGTATGAACAAAAAAATGTAATTCATCCGAGCGTTCGATTGCATGGAATATGGTCTCTTTCGTATGTGCCATCGGCGATTGGAACGATCATTGGACAGGGGTTGTCGTTGTCGTTTGTGCATGTGTTTATGTTAGGTAAATTGTTCAATTTACTCTTCTATGTAATGCTGTTTTATTTTGCAATTAAGAAGATACCATATGGGAAAACATTGCTGGCTGTATTTGGGTTAGTACCAACGAGTATTTTTATGGCATCTAATTATTCTTATGATCCGTGGGTCATTGGATTTATAGTGTTGGCATATTCGTTTTTCTTCTATGAGATTCAAAATCCGGACAAGAAGCTGGAAGCAAAAAATGTGGTGTGTATGATCGTATTTTTAATACTTGGATGCATGCCGAAGGCAGTGTATTGTGTACTTGGACTTCCGTTTTTGTTCATGCCAAAGGCAAAATTCAAAGACAAAAAGCAGCGCCTTATGTATTATATGCCCCTCGCAATTGCGGGGGTAGCGTTGCTTGCAACCTTTGCAGTGCCGGCATTGATACAGGGAGTTGGATCCGGGGATTCCCGTGGTGGGGAAGGAATCAATGCAAATGCACAGCTTGCCTATATTCTTTCAGATCCGATTGCGTATGCTAGGGTATTTTTTCACTTTTTAAAGGATTACCTTTCTTTTGGTAATATGCAGAGTTACATGCAGCGGTATTTCTATTTTGGAAATGGTGATTTTTATGTGCCTGTATTTGTGATACTGGTAATCGTTGCATTTTTGGATAAGAAAAAGGCAAAAAATCAGAGAATTTTGGTCCGTATATCCTGTGTTGCTGCCAGTTTGCTGGCTGTAGCAGCTTGTGCAACGGTTATGTATATCGTGTTTACTCCGGTAGGTTCCGAGCAGATTTTTGGCTGTCAGGGACGATATATTCTCCCGGCGATGATACCGTTTTTGGTTGCAATATCACCAGACGTTTTTGATAACAAAATCAAGCCGCAGATATTTACGATTGTGCCGATGATACTTGTTTCATCGACGTTTTTGTACAATGTATATAATATGAGTGTGGCTTTATATTAG
- the glf gene encoding UDP-galactopyranose mutase: MKQYDYLVVGAGLYGAVFAQQAKEKGKKVLVIDKRPHIAGNVYTEDVEGIHVHKYGAHIFHTNNKRVWDYITKFAEFNRFTNSPVANYKGELYSLPFNMYTFNKMWGVVTPEEAAAKIEEQKQAAGITEPKNLEEQAISLVGTDIYEKLVKGYTEKQWGRPCTELPAFIIKRLPVRLTFDNNYFNALYQGIPMGGYTKMVENLLDGIQVKLSADYFANKAEYDAMAEKVVYTGAIDAYFDYKLGALEYRSVRFETELLDQPNFQGNAAVNYTDAETPWTRIIEHKWFEFGKDDSGNDLPKTVVSREYSSEWKVGDEPYYPVNDEKNGALYQQYKELGEQESHVIFGGRLGEYKYYDMDAVIASALVMSEKELA, from the coding sequence ATGAAACAGTATGACTATCTGGTTGTAGGTGCCGGACTTTATGGTGCGGTATTTGCACAGCAGGCAAAGGAAAAAGGGAAAAAGGTGCTTGTAATCGACAAGCGGCCGCATATCGCCGGAAATGTGTATACAGAGGATGTAGAGGGCATCCATGTACACAAATATGGTGCGCATATTTTCCACACAAATAATAAGCGGGTGTGGGATTATATTACAAAATTTGCAGAGTTCAACCGATTTACAAATTCGCCGGTTGCAAATTACAAGGGTGAGCTTTATAGTCTGCCATTTAACATGTACACATTTAATAAGATGTGGGGTGTGGTAACACCGGAAGAGGCTGCTGCAAAGATTGAAGAGCAGAAGCAGGCAGCAGGTATCACAGAACCGAAAAATCTGGAAGAGCAGGCAATCAGCCTAGTTGGAACAGATATCTACGAGAAACTGGTAAAAGGCTATACGGAAAAGCAGTGGGGACGTCCATGTACAGAGCTTCCGGCGTTTATTATCAAGCGTCTTCCGGTTCGCCTGACATTTGATAACAATTACTTCAATGCGCTGTATCAGGGAATCCCGATGGGCGGATATACAAAGATGGTCGAAAACCTGCTTGATGGTATCCAGGTGAAGCTTTCAGCAGATTATTTCGCAAACAAGGCAGAGTATGATGCAATGGCAGAGAAGGTTGTCTACACAGGTGCAATAGACGCATATTTTGATTATAAGCTTGGTGCACTGGAGTATCGTTCGGTCCGGTTCGAGACAGAACTTCTGGATCAGCCAAACTTCCAGGGAAATGCGGCAGTGAACTATACAGATGCGGAGACTCCTTGGACCCGTATTATCGAACACAAATGGTTCGAATTTGGCAAAGACGATTCTGGCAATGATCTGCCAAAGACGGTTGTATCCCGTGAGTATTCTTCCGAGTGGAAGGTGGGGGATGAACCGTATTATCCGGTGAATGATGAGAAAAACGGTGCATTGTATCAGCAGTACAAGGAGCTTGGTGAGCAGGAATCGCATGTGATTTTTGGTGGACGCCTTGGTGAGTACAAGTATTATGATATGGATGCGGTAATCGCATCTGCACTTGTGATGAGCGAGAAAGAACTTGCATAA
- a CDS encoding pyridoxal phosphate-dependent aminotransferase, translating into MNNGPLRIEQYETVRYDINCNPLGVPESVTRAIIENIDAVGCYPDTYYEPLKNAIASYAGCAPEHLVLGSGSSDLLRLFVALLAPKKALLPIPSAIDYEHVLSVYGCETVFYEMDINQDYHLDMDDFISHLTDDLDLVILGNPNNPTSQVIDRAEVEKLATACNEHGISLLIDEMYIEFTENYESRTAISLVNTYENVIILRSVSKFFSVPGLRLAYAIMNNETNMTIINMTATPNSISCLTAAACTAMLEDNSYIRESHSRIFTERNLIYSAMSTNKNLRLFKPSANFVLMQILKEDVTAKSLLAHCNLKGIVLRNCENFHGLDSHFVRFSIMNPMQNDLMVNTILELLR; encoded by the coding sequence ATGAATAACGGGCCACTTCGCATCGAACAGTATGAGACTGTCCGATATGATATAAACTGTAATCCACTTGGCGTTCCGGAGAGTGTAACACGCGCAATCATAGAGAACATTGATGCAGTCGGATGCTATCCGGATACCTATTATGAACCTTTAAAAAATGCAATTGCCTCATACGCCGGTTGCGCTCCGGAGCATCTGGTACTCGGCAGTGGCAGTTCGGACCTGCTTCGCCTCTTTGTCGCGCTGCTTGCCCCCAAAAAAGCATTACTTCCAATTCCATCCGCTATAGATTACGAACATGTATTGTCTGTATACGGATGCGAAACCGTTTTTTATGAGATGGATATCAACCAAGATTATCATTTAGACATGGATGATTTCATATCCCATTTGACAGATGACCTTGATCTGGTGATTCTGGGAAACCCGAACAACCCAACTTCACAGGTCATTGACCGGGCAGAGGTTGAGAAATTAGCTACCGCCTGCAACGAACATGGCATTTCGCTTTTGATTGATGAGATGTATATTGAATTTACAGAAAATTACGAAAGCCGCACTGCTATTTCCCTTGTAAACACTTATGAGAATGTTATCATTCTCCGCAGCGTATCCAAGTTTTTCTCAGTGCCTGGCTTACGGCTTGCCTATGCCATTATGAACAATGAAACAAATATGACGATCATCAACATGACAGCCACGCCAAACAGCATCTCCTGCCTGACCGCGGCTGCATGTACTGCAATGCTCGAAGATAATTCCTATATCCGGGAATCCCACTCGCGCATCTTCACCGAGCGCAATCTGATCTACTCGGCAATGAGCACAAACAAAAATCTGCGGTTGTTTAAACCAAGTGCGAATTTCGTGTTAATGCAGATCCTGAAAGAGGATGTGACCGCGAAATCCCTCCTGGCACATTGCAACCTGAAAGGCATTGTACTTCGAAACTGTGAGAATTTCCATGGCTTAGATTCTCATTTCGTGCGGTTCTCCATCATGAATCCGATGCAGAACGACCTGATGGTAAATACGATTTTGGAATTGCTGCGATAG
- a CDS encoding DUF5717 family protein, protein MKAIVEHYAKGEFQVDRPEVAISEKFLKLNIESGTLYEGVFKVSSTNSHVIKAMVYDSRYMLRFNQHTFIAKTFDVGFTFDATCLEAGKNYKGHISVITDGGEFKIMYDIDITTPYVKYGGQKIDDLFKFATLAESNWSEAARVFVRDDFKRTFINRDPVIKQIYNSLMESQSVNQALEEFLVYVHKKRALTLSVSKAKVNLEFPEELSKISINISKNTWGYSSSTVRSTEDFIIPARKVITSADFYGNLYSLDVLISPENIPDGVTSGRIIIENVYQTIEIEINLSKPAEKEIKISKPGSKTHLIKTNQVRLIKTYMDYRMGRIQLREYISTTLFTFNNLARYVPEEDLYRLGTMHMNIMQGETEKVEQEFLRIEADVDNSGMNNKQSCYYAYLKAMVSKDHRATDQARELIRRSYCTEDDKIFYFWLLLFVDDTYNNDQTALYREIRNLYEGGYNSPLMYMELCEVLNNNPLLLKHITDLEVTTIRWGLRHQYLSDEVIEAFIQLAASFRTFDAKIFEIMDSIYSKKKSDEVLSSICSMLISAGKLDNKYHRFYRDAVERNLKFIGLNECFVKSMNFSRYDLIPQSVLMYLNYKNTLSEKELAYLYANVIYNKSQHMKVYHEYATTMQDFMENMIISGKVSDDLTVLYDEFLEPETVSPMYASKLINIIFRRKLVCFNKGVRAVIVTHQELEEVQRVPIVNGEAYVEILSNTASIIFEDGAGNRYAGSIPYRLERIVDENAYMDICCKYSPRDYRVLLHNYEQLGDFTFKKAIEVNAARDIVNCDEISYDYKQQAYLNIIEYYHENLDNEVLTKYLEKLDIEYLNHANARVMIAYMVDMNMFDKAFQAVKLYGFDEIDSEELYRLADYGVEDSNGFLNEDLLSICIHLYKSGKVNERILVYIINHYKGDLEELAGIFKTVRNRVRDISLLAENTLAQMMFAMGNVEYIYDIFTAYYAGRNRGLVVKAFLRFACYNYLIKDAQIPSGVFDCLYQEIQKGNIEDEISRMSMLHHFSKLDRYTAEQKTWIKDAVGKFMDAGKLLPFYKSFQSFIKLPQDVMLKTYLIYKSEPGKQVTVKYAFDTGSRQNLIYKTELLDEMIPGMYVKEYVVFHGERLVYEISDDKQGTSYVVESESLKSKAFNRKDRNRFEIINSMLVNQEMREDNELLETLDVYLNTVHLFEENLSIL, encoded by the coding sequence ATGAAGGCGATAGTAGAGCATTATGCAAAGGGCGAATTTCAGGTAGACCGGCCTGAGGTCGCTATATCGGAAAAGTTTTTAAAACTGAATATTGAATCGGGAACTTTGTATGAGGGTGTCTTCAAGGTAAGTAGTACGAACAGCCATGTCATCAAAGCGATGGTATATGACAGCCGGTATATGCTGCGTTTCAACCAGCACACATTTATAGCAAAAACCTTTGATGTCGGATTCACATTTGATGCAACCTGTCTGGAAGCAGGAAAGAATTACAAAGGACATATCAGTGTCATCACCGATGGCGGTGAATTTAAAATCATGTATGACATTGATATTACAACACCATATGTAAAGTATGGGGGTCAGAAAATTGACGACCTCTTTAAATTTGCAACCCTTGCCGAAAGTAACTGGTCAGAAGCTGCGCGTGTGTTTGTGCGTGATGATTTTAAACGGACATTTATCAATCGTGACCCGGTTATAAAGCAGATTTACAACAGCTTGATGGAAAGCCAGTCTGTGAATCAGGCACTTGAGGAGTTCCTTGTGTATGTGCATAAGAAACGTGCACTTACACTGTCTGTATCGAAGGCAAAGGTAAATCTGGAGTTCCCGGAGGAGCTTTCCAAGATATCGATTAATATTAGTAAGAATACATGGGGATACAGTAGTTCCACGGTTCGCTCTACGGAGGATTTTATCATTCCTGCAAGAAAGGTGATCACAAGTGCGGATTTCTACGGAAATCTGTATTCTCTGGATGTTCTGATTTCACCGGAGAATATTCCGGATGGTGTGACATCCGGAAGAATTATTATTGAAAATGTCTATCAGACCATCGAGATTGAAATTAATCTGTCCAAACCGGCAGAAAAAGAAATCAAGATCTCAAAACCGGGAAGTAAGACACACTTGATCAAGACCAATCAGGTCCGTTTGATCAAGACTTATATGGATTACCGGATGGGACGAATCCAGCTTCGGGAATACATCAGTACGACATTGTTTACATTTAATAATCTGGCACGCTATGTACCGGAAGAGGACCTCTATCGTCTTGGTACAATGCATATGAATATTATGCAGGGAGAGACGGAGAAGGTAGAGCAGGAGTTCCTTCGTATCGAAGCAGATGTTGATAATTCCGGTATGAACAACAAACAGAGTTGCTATTATGCTTATTTAAAGGCGATGGTAAGCAAGGACCATCGGGCAACTGATCAGGCGCGGGAACTGATTCGCCGGAGTTATTGCACAGAGGATGACAAGATTTTTTATTTTTGGCTGTTGTTGTTTGTGGATGATACTTATAACAATGACCAGACCGCATTGTATCGAGAAATAAGGAATCTGTACGAGGGCGGTTACAATAGTCCTTTGATGTACATGGAATTGTGTGAGGTTTTGAACAACAATCCACTTTTGCTGAAACATATCACAGATCTTGAGGTCACAACAATTCGCTGGGGATTGCGCCATCAGTACCTGTCTGATGAGGTAATTGAGGCATTTATCCAGCTTGCAGCATCGTTCCGTACGTTTGATGCGAAGATCTTCGAGATTATGGATAGCATCTATTCCAAGAAAAAGAGTGATGAAGTACTGTCAAGTATCTGTTCAATGCTGATTAGTGCAGGAAAACTGGACAACAAATACCATCGGTTCTACCGGGATGCAGTCGAGCGGAATCTGAAGTTTATCGGATTGAATGAGTGTTTTGTCAAGAGTATGAATTTTTCCAGATACGATCTGATTCCGCAGTCGGTTTTGATGTATCTGAATTATAAGAATACACTTTCGGAAAAAGAGCTTGCGTATTTATATGCAAACGTGATTTATAACAAATCCCAGCATATGAAGGTGTACCATGAATATGCGACAACAATGCAGGATTTCATGGAGAATATGATCATCAGTGGGAAGGTCAGTGATGATCTGACTGTATTATATGATGAATTCTTAGAGCCGGAGACGGTCAGCCCGATGTATGCAAGCAAACTGATCAACATTATTTTCCGGAGAAAACTTGTCTGCTTCAATAAAGGTGTTCGTGCCGTGATCGTCACACATCAGGAGTTAGAAGAGGTCCAGCGTGTACCAATCGTAAATGGTGAAGCGTATGTGGAGATCTTGTCGAATACCGCATCTATCATCTTCGAGGATGGCGCCGGAAACCGTTATGCAGGATCCATTCCGTATCGGTTGGAGCGAATTGTAGACGAGAACGCATATATGGATATCTGCTGCAAATACAGTCCGAGGGATTACCGGGTGTTGCTGCACAATTATGAGCAGCTTGGTGATTTTACTTTTAAGAAGGCAATAGAAGTAAACGCCGCGCGGGATATTGTCAACTGTGATGAGATCTCATACGACTACAAGCAGCAGGCATATCTGAATATTATTGAGTATTACCACGAGAATCTGGATAACGAGGTTCTCACGAAATATCTGGAAAAACTGGACATTGAATACTTAAATCATGCAAATGCGCGTGTGATGATTGCGTACATGGTTGATATGAACATGTTCGATAAGGCATTCCAGGCGGTGAAGTTGTATGGCTTTGATGAGATCGACAGCGAGGAACTGTATCGTCTGGCGGATTATGGTGTGGAGGATAGCAACGGATTCTTAAATGAAGACCTGCTTTCAATTTGTATCCACCTGTATAAATCTGGTAAGGTTAATGAACGGATTCTTGTCTATATCATCAATCATTATAAGGGTGATTTGGAAGAACTGGCAGGTATCTTTAAGACGGTGCGTAATCGTGTCAGGGATATTTCTCTGCTGGCAGAAAATACATTGGCACAGATGATGTTTGCGATGGGAAATGTTGAGTACATCTACGACATCTTTACTGCATACTATGCAGGCAGAAATCGGGGACTTGTTGTGAAGGCGTTCCTGCGTTTTGCATGTTATAATTATCTGATTAAGGATGCACAGATACCAAGCGGTGTCTTTGACTGCCTGTATCAGGAGATACAGAAGGGCAATATTGAAGATGAGATTTCGCGTATGTCGATGCTGCATCATTTCTCTAAGCTGGACCGCTACACAGCGGAGCAGAAGACATGGATCAAGGATGCGGTAGGAAAATTCATGGATGCAGGAAAGCTGCTTCCGTTTTATAAGAGCTTTCAGTCATTTATTAAATTGCCGCAGGATGTCATGTTAAAGACATATCTGATCTATAAGAGTGAACCGGGCAAGCAGGTGACAGTCAAGTATGCATTTGATACCGGATCCAGACAGAATCTGATTTATAAGACAGAGCTTCTGGATGAGATGATTCCGGGTATGTATGTGAAGGAATATGTGGTGTTCCACGGCGAACGTCTGGTATATGAGATTTCGGATGATAAGCAGGGCACTTCTTATGTGGTGGAGAGTGAATCACTGAAGTCCAAAGCGTTTAACCGCAAGGATCGTAACCGTTTCGAGATTATTAACAGTATGCTTGTCAATCAGGAGATGCGTGAGGACAATGAGCTTTTAGAGACATTGGATGTATATTTGAATACGGTACATCTGTTTGAAGAGAATTTGAGTATACTGTAA
- a CDS encoding DUF5716 family protein, producing MSEAYYIGMDLCSDSTQISFYNDISREPETVNQLNNKETYMMPNILFFGLETGEWYVGSEASEARFKEQGIVLDELFQNARSEETVEVHNTRYSYRKLFLMMLKMHVDSFLYRYEGATVKKLVITIPEYNKDLFRVLSTFYKELGVEKEQVEITSHLDSGLYYIFNQDESLRTNSVGLFDYNTDGLHYYRIDISHGQELNTISVTHEDYSENFNLAAFGGDNILMDVTFAKIVANETKKTYISSIYLTGLGFSEKWLNKSRELLTQGRRVFAGQNIYTKGACYKAVGGEYGEFYKKYFVETKENVIFDVGISSEDEEDRFIPIALGGRQWYNIHGKISIILDDTDSLTLVYRNRKTGEEEREVVKLHGIPKRPNKTSKFSVEVEFENPHHGAFIIKDVGFGKLFPTTNKIYRKEFDV from the coding sequence ATGTCAGAGGCATATTATATAGGTATGGATTTGTGCTCGGATTCCACGCAGATCAGTTTTTATAACGATATCTCGCGGGAACCGGAGACAGTCAACCAATTGAATAATAAAGAAACGTATATGATGCCGAACATCCTGTTCTTCGGGTTAGAGACCGGAGAGTGGTATGTTGGTTCTGAAGCTTCTGAGGCACGATTCAAGGAACAGGGTATTGTATTGGATGAACTGTTTCAGAATGCCCGAAGCGAGGAGACCGTCGAGGTGCATAATACGCGATACAGTTACAGAAAGCTGTTTTTGATGATGCTCAAGATGCATGTCGATTCTTTCCTGTATCGCTATGAAGGGGCGACGGTAAAAAAACTTGTAATTACGATTCCGGAATATAACAAGGATCTGTTCCGCGTGCTTTCAACCTTCTACAAAGAACTTGGAGTGGAGAAGGAACAAGTGGAGATTACAAGTCATCTTGACAGTGGCTTGTATTATATTTTCAATCAGGATGAAAGTCTGAGAACAAACAGTGTTGGATTATTTGATTACAATACAGATGGACTTCATTATTATAGAATCGATATCTCACATGGTCAGGAGCTGAATACGATCAGCGTGACACATGAGGATTATTCCGAGAACTTCAATCTGGCAGCATTTGGTGGGGATAATATCCTGATGGATGTTACATTTGCAAAGATTGTTGCGAACGAGACAAAAAAGACATATATTTCGTCTATTTATCTGACTGGGCTTGGATTTTCGGAGAAGTGGCTGAACAAGTCGCGCGAGCTGCTGACGCAGGGCAGACGTGTATTTGCCGGACAGAATATATATACGAAGGGTGCCTGCTACAAGGCAGTCGGTGGCGAATATGGTGAGTTTTATAAAAAATATTTTGTAGAGACAAAAGAAAATGTGATCTTTGATGTGGGAATTTCTTCGGAGGATGAAGAAGACAGATTTATTCCGATTGCTCTGGGTGGCAGACAGTGGTACAACATCCATGGCAAGATAAGTATTATATTGGATGACACAGATTCTTTGACACTGGTATACAGAAACCGAAAGACCGGGGAGGAAGAACGTGAAGTTGTGAAACTGCATGGAATTCCGAAGCGCCCGAACAAGACGTCAAAATTTTCTGTTGAGGTGGAATTTGAAAATCCGCATCATGGCGCATTTATCATTAAGGATGTCGGGTTTGGAAAATTATTTCCGACCACGAACAAGATTTATCGTAAGGAGTTTGATGTTTAA